One window from the genome of Metabacillus flavus encodes:
- the gntK gene encoding gluconokinase codes for MNSYMLGIDIGTTSTKAVLFSETGDVIQQENIGYPLHTPDISTAEQDPEEIYQAVLLAASSILKHHPQKQLSFVSFSSAMHSVIAIGENDEPLTPCITWADNRSEGWAHKIKTEFGGHDIYKRTGTPIHPMSPLSKISWIVHEFPDLTRRAKKYIGIKEYVFKKFFDHYVIDHSLASATGMMNLEALDWDEEALAIAGIRRDQLSELVPTTRIFQNCQPEPAKQMGIDPKTPFVIGASDGVLSNLGVNAIKKGEIAVTIGTSGAIRTIIDKPQTDEKGRIFCYALTQDHWVIGGPVNSGGMVLRWIRDEFASSEIETAKRLGIDPYEVLTKIAERVRPGADGLLFHPYLAGERAPLWNPDVRGSFFGLTMSHKKEHMIRAALEGVIYNLYTVFLALTECMESPVTKIQATGGFARSKVWRQMMADIFESEVVVPESYESSCLGACILGLYATGIIESFDAVTDMIGSTCRHTPNEHAAKEYRQLMPIFIHLSRVLEEDYGRIASYQRNLTRL; via the coding sequence GGATATCTCAACAGCGGAACAAGACCCTGAGGAGATATATCAAGCCGTACTGCTAGCTGCTTCAAGCATTTTGAAGCACCATCCGCAAAAACAGCTTTCGTTTGTTTCTTTCAGCAGTGCGATGCACAGCGTCATTGCCATCGGTGAAAACGATGAACCGCTGACGCCCTGCATCACCTGGGCAGACAATCGCAGTGAAGGCTGGGCACATAAGATTAAAACCGAATTTGGCGGACATGACATCTACAAGCGGACCGGAACTCCGATTCATCCGATGTCCCCTTTAAGCAAGATTTCCTGGATCGTTCATGAGTTTCCTGATCTTACCCGCCGAGCTAAAAAATACATTGGAATTAAGGAATATGTTTTCAAGAAATTCTTTGATCACTACGTCATCGATCATTCATTAGCTTCTGCCACAGGCATGATGAATCTGGAAGCGCTGGACTGGGACGAAGAGGCATTAGCCATTGCAGGCATCAGACGGGATCAGCTATCTGAACTCGTGCCTACAACCCGCATCTTTCAAAACTGCCAGCCTGAGCCGGCAAAACAAATGGGAATCGATCCGAAAACCCCATTTGTCATCGGCGCAAGCGACGGCGTGCTGTCTAACCTCGGTGTAAATGCCATCAAAAAAGGCGAGATTGCCGTCACCATTGGGACAAGCGGGGCGATTCGAACGATTATCGACAAGCCGCAGACGGATGAAAAGGGCAGGATCTTCTGCTATGCTCTCACCCAGGATCATTGGGTAATTGGCGGACCCGTAAACAGCGGCGGAATGGTTCTTCGCTGGATCCGCGATGAATTTGCTTCATCTGAAATTGAAACCGCGAAAAGACTCGGAATCGATCCATACGAAGTGCTGACGAAAATTGCTGAGCGGGTAAGGCCGGGCGCCGATGGGCTGCTCTTCCATCCCTATCTTGCCGGGGAACGCGCTCCGTTATGGAACCCGGATGTACGGGGCTCCTTCTTCGGTCTCACGATGTCCCATAAAAAAGAACACATGATTCGTGCTGCTCTGGAAGGCGTTATCTACAATTTATATACGGTCTTTTTAGCCCTTACCGAATGCATGGAAAGCCCTGTAACCAAGATTCAGGCGACCGGAGGATTTGCCCGGTCCAAGGTTTGGCGGCAAATGATGGCCGATATCTTTGAATCAGAAGTCGTTGTCCCCGAAAGCTATGAAAGCTCCTGTCTCGGAGCCTGTATCCTGGGCCTCTATGCTACAGGAATAATTGAATCGTTTGATGCCGTTACAGATATGATCGGCAGCACCTGCCGGCATACACCGAATGAACATGCTGCAAAAGAGTACAGGCAACTCATGCCCATCTTCATTCACTTATCACGGGTATTGGAAGAGGATTATGGCCGGATTGCCAGTTATCAAAGAAATTTAACTAGATTATAA